A stretch of the Sorangium aterium genome encodes the following:
- a CDS encoding sugar-binding protein: protein MSNRIGRFIVGVCVAAGLAALGCDNGGAPAADASAAGGKPKLAYITNGVAPFWTIAEKGVIDGAKEYDAEVSVVMPSDVNDQMHRVEDLLIRGVDGIAISPIDAENQVPLLNKAAAKTKLITQDSDAPKSERIVYIGIDNYVAGRMAGQLVKEAIPAGGKVAILVGRLEGDNARKRRQGVLDELLDRPDSSAGSDPLNQEIKGAKYTIVATLTDQIDAAKAKSNAEDMMSAHPDLVGLIGLNAYHTPALLEAVKQAGKMSSIKVVGFDEQDATLRAIQDGEVVGTVVQNPYMYGKESVRVLAALVRGDNSVVPQDKFISLPARQIRKS from the coding sequence ATGTCGAACAGAATCGGTCGGTTCATCGTCGGGGTCTGCGTGGCGGCGGGGCTCGCGGCCCTGGGCTGCGACAACGGCGGCGCGCCGGCGGCGGACGCGTCGGCGGCTGGGGGCAAGCCGAAGCTCGCCTACATCACGAACGGCGTCGCCCCCTTCTGGACCATCGCCGAGAAGGGCGTCATCGACGGCGCGAAGGAGTACGACGCCGAGGTGAGCGTCGTGATGCCGAGCGACGTGAACGACCAGATGCATCGGGTCGAGGATCTCCTGATCCGCGGCGTCGACGGCATCGCGATCAGCCCGATCGACGCGGAGAACCAGGTCCCGCTGCTCAACAAGGCGGCCGCGAAGACAAAGCTCATCACGCAGGACTCGGATGCTCCGAAGAGCGAGCGCATCGTGTACATCGGCATCGACAACTACGTCGCTGGCCGGATGGCGGGGCAGCTCGTGAAGGAGGCGATCCCCGCCGGCGGCAAGGTGGCCATCCTGGTCGGGCGGCTCGAGGGGGACAACGCCCGCAAGCGCCGCCAAGGAGTGCTCGACGAGCTGCTCGATCGCCCGGACAGCAGCGCCGGGAGCGACCCGCTCAACCAGGAGATCAAGGGGGCGAAATACACAATCGTCGCGACCCTGACCGACCAGATCGACGCCGCCAAGGCGAAGAGCAACGCCGAAGACATGATGTCGGCGCACCCGGACCTCGTGGGCCTGATCGGCCTGAACGCGTACCACACGCCGGCCCTGCTCGAGGCGGTCAAGCAGGCGGGGAAGATGAGCTCGATCAAGGTCGTCGGCTTCGACGAGCAGGACGCGACGCTGCGCGCGATCCAGGACGGCGAGGTGGTCGGCACCGTGGTGCAGAATCCGTACATGTATGGCAAGGAGTCGGTGCGCGTGCTCGCGGCGCTCGTGCGAGGGGATAACTCCGTTGTGCCTCAGGACAAGTTCATCTCCCTGCCGGCCCGTCAGATCCGCAAGAGC